The DNA segment AGCCTCACCGGCGGCACGAGACCGTCCTCGAGCCACGCGGGCTCTGAATCAACGGATCCCGTCGCGACGCGCCGCACGAACATTGCCAGCGTGCCGGAGGGGGCGTCCCACGCGAGGATCCGGGGCTCGGCGGTGAATGCGTCTCGCGTCGCGGCGGCGGCGAGCAACGACTCGATGGCCCGCACCTCGTTCTCGGCCCGGCGGCCGTCGTTCCCGGTGAGACGGGGCACAACGACCGAAGCGAGGATCGAGATCAGGACGATGACGAGGATCAACTCCACCAGCGTGAACGCGCGCGCAGCCGCGAGCCGAGCCCCTTTGGGGCTCCGTGGCAGGCTCAGGGTTGCGGCGGGCGGTCGCTTCATCGAGGTGCGTTCGGGTCAGGGCTTGATGATGTCGGCGTCTTCTCCCTCGCCGCCTGGCTTGCCGTCGGCGCCGTAGGAGACCACGTCAAAGTCCACGTTCTGCTGGCCGGGGATGCGGAGGATGAACTGCTTGCCCCAGGGATCGACCAGGGCATCGCGGTTGTCGACGTAGGGCCCCTTCCATGCGGCGGCGTCGACATCGGAGGGCTTGTCGAACAGCACGGCGATGGTGGCCCCGCTGGAGGGGAGCTTGCCACAATCGGCGAGGTAGAGCTTCATCTGCGTGGCGAGGACGGAGGCTTTTCCCTCGCCGGTGGCGTGCTTGGCCTGGCCGACGCGACCGATCAGTCGCGGCGCGATGAATGTCGCGAGAACGCCGATGATGATGATGACGACGATCGCTTCGACGAGCGTGAAGCCGCGGGATCCGGCGGTGACGGGCCGGAAGGACGCGGTGCGTGGCGGGTGGTTCATGTGTTCTCTCGCGGGGCTCATTGGTTATCTGATGTAATCCTGCATCTGCAGCAGCGGAAGCATGATCGAGGCGACGACGAAACCGACGATCGCGGCAAGGACGACCACGAGCAGCGGCGGCAGGACCGTCGTGAACAGCTTGAGGCTTGCGTCCGTGCGGCTCTCCATCGCGTCGGCGGCCTGGGAGAGGAGCTGCGGCAAGCGGCCGGACCGCTCGCCGACGCTGACGATCTGCACCAGGAGCGGCGGGAACATCCCGGCGCTCTCGAGGGGCTCGGAGATTGTCTTGCCCGCGGCGACCTCGTCGCACACGCCCTCGATCACGCCCTCCATCGCCTTGTTGCCCAGCGTTGCCTTTGTGGTGCGCAGAGCGGTGAGGGCCGGCAGGCCCGCGGAGACCAGCGTGCCCAGGGTCCGGGTGAACCGGGCGACGGCGACGTCGCCGAGCAACCGGCCGAGCACGGGGATCCGCAGCAGCAGGGTGTCGACCATCAGGCGGTTGGCCGGCCGGCGGTAGAACCGCGGCCAGAGCAGCGCGGCGGCGATCGCGATCATCGTCACGAGCCACCACCACGCGCCGAAGAACGCCGCGACGGCCGAGACGATCCGCGTCGGCAGGGGCAGCACGATCTTCTGCCCGGCGAACGGAGCAAGGACCTGCGGCACGATCACTGTGACGACGATGACGACGGCGGCGACGACGAGCACGCCGAGGATCATCGGGTAGGTCGTGGCGCCGATGATCGCGCGACGCAGCTTGACGTCCTTGTCGAGCAGCGCCGCCGCCTGCTCCAGCACCTCCGGGAGTTTGCCCGAGGCCTCGCCGGCGCGGATGAGGCTGATGGTCAGATCGGTGAACGGCTTGCCCCAGGACTGCGCGGCGTCGGAGAAACTGCGGCCGTGCTCGAGCTCGCCGACGAGGAACATCAGCATCTCGCGTTGGCGCGAGGAGTGCCCCTGCTTGGCCATAGTCCGCATCGCCTGGGTCAACGTCAGGCCGGCGCCGACGGCCGTCGAGAGTTCGCGGACGAACGACGCCATTTCCGTCCGCGACATCGTTCCCCGGAGCGAGAACGCGTGGGACGTGCCGGCGACTGCGGTCGGCGCGGGCTCGGACTGTTCGGTCGATCTCGCGGCGGGCTCGACGCGGGCGCTCGCGCCGTGCACGGGCTCGATGCGAACGGGCGTGATCCCGCGCTGGCGGAGCAGGCGGACCGCGGCGGCGCGGTCGGGCGCATCGATCACCGACAGCTCGGAGGCCGTGCCATTGGAGGAAAGGGGTTGGAACTGGAATGTCGGCATGGTGTTGAAGCGGACTACTCGATCTTCACCGGCACGGGACGCGGCGAGCCGTTGAATCCGTCGGCGTCCTGGGTAGCCCGGAGCACCTCGTCGACCGTGGTCGTGCCGGCGGCGGCCTTTTCGAGGCCGTCGCGGCGCATCGTGACGTGGCTCGTGCTGGCGGTGCGGAGCAGTTCGTGCCTGGCGGTGCGGCCTTCGGTGATCGCCTCCCTCATGGCGGGCGTGACCAGGAGCATCTCGTGGAACCCGACCCGGCCGCGGAAACCGGAGGCGTCGCACTCGTCGCATCCGGAGCCGACCCAGCCCTCGCTGGCGGGGAACAGGGCGAGTTCGTCGGCGCTCAGGCGATGGAGCAGGGCCTCGGCGATCGGGTCGCGGCGCAGGCAATGGCGGCAGAGGCGCCGGCCGAGGCGCTGGGCGATGATCCCCTCCAGGACGCTGGCGACCAGGAACGGCTCGACGTCCATGTCCAGCAGGCGTCCGATGGCGCTCGCCGCGTCGTTGGTGTGGAGCGTGGAGAAGATGAGGTGGCCGGTCAGCGCCGCCCGGACGGCGATGTCGGCGGTCTCGTTGTCGCGGATTTCACCGACCATGACCACGTCGGG comes from the Phycisphaeraceae bacterium genome and includes:
- a CDS encoding type II secretion system protein, yielding MKRPPAATLSLPRSPKGARLAAARAFTLVELILVIVLISILASVVVPRLTGNDGRRAENEVRAIESLLAAAATRDAFTAEPRILAWDAPSGTLAMFVRRVATGSVDSEPAWLEDGLVPPVRLALTEIREATADGQRLDTGSFAVQFSQTEPRPSLALLIAPRRQGARDAAGDSWQIDLAPEAIEPIRTPVASSAPRLSASPSRTVDLDATGQGGKPW
- the gspG gene encoding type II secretion system major pseudopilin GspG, which translates into the protein MNHPPRTASFRPVTAGSRGFTLVEAIVVIIIIGVLATFIAPRLIGRVGQAKHATGEGKASVLATQMKLYLADCGKLPSSGATIAVLFDKPSDVDAAAWKGPYVDNRDALVDPWGKQFILRIPGQQNVDFDVVSYGADGKPGGEGEDADIIKP
- a CDS encoding type II secretion system F family protein encodes the protein MPTFQFQPLSSNGTASELSVIDAPDRAAAVRLLRQRGITPVRIEPVHGASARVEPAARSTEQSEPAPTAVAGTSHAFSLRGTMSRTEMASFVRELSTAVGAGLTLTQAMRTMAKQGHSSRQREMLMFLVGELEHGRSFSDAAQSWGKPFTDLTISLIRAGEASGKLPEVLEQAAALLDKDVKLRRAIIGATTYPMILGVLVVAAVVIVVTVIVPQVLAPFAGQKIVLPLPTRIVSAVAAFFGAWWWLVTMIAIAAALLWPRFYRRPANRLMVDTLLLRIPVLGRLLGDVAVARFTRTLGTLVSAGLPALTALRTTKATLGNKAMEGVIEGVCDEVAAGKTISEPLESAGMFPPLLVQIVSVGERSGRLPQLLSQAADAMESRTDASLKLFTTVLPPLLVVVLAAIVGFVVASIMLPLLQMQDYIR